One Mycobacterium marseillense DNA window includes the following coding sequences:
- a CDS encoding alpha/beta hydrolase encodes MEQFFGQLSLLHGWFPPAVQGLALLVLIVAIQWRAPGWLKRVLPVAAIAAIAVTVLSRWYITSLGVAGDPAPTTLWLWIAMSGLAAAVFLVGWRGVRWWRRGLAVLSIPLCVLCAGMALNGWVGYFPTALAAWNQLTSVPLPDQVDRLRVTEMQIAGTRPTKGVVVPVDIDSAASHFAHRRELVYLPPAWFNSNPPPRLPAVMMISSAFNTPADWLGPGGAFTAIDNFAAAHHGFSPVLVFVDPTGSFDNDTECVNGSRGNAADHLAKDVIPFTVSNFGVSADRTNWGVAGWSMGGTCAVDLAVMHPELFNAFVDIAGDRGPNVGSKDQSVARLFGGDQAAWAAFDPVTVMTKHGHYPDLSGWFDVPVSSDPHDAAEQATPTLAASSTDSAANPEGQDAAARSLCAVGTAHGIACAVVTQEGKHDWPFAAQAFATALPWLAFTLGTPAAEPAQLPRRGPGEPH; translated from the coding sequence TTGGAGCAGTTCTTCGGGCAACTGTCCCTGCTGCATGGCTGGTTTCCGCCCGCCGTGCAGGGCCTGGCATTACTCGTCCTGATCGTCGCGATCCAATGGCGCGCGCCGGGCTGGCTCAAGCGCGTGCTGCCCGTGGCGGCGATCGCGGCCATCGCGGTGACCGTGCTGTCGCGGTGGTACATCACCTCGCTCGGGGTAGCCGGGGACCCGGCGCCGACGACGCTGTGGCTGTGGATCGCGATGAGCGGCTTGGCCGCCGCGGTGTTCCTGGTGGGCTGGCGCGGCGTGCGGTGGTGGCGCCGCGGGCTGGCGGTGCTGTCGATACCGCTGTGCGTGCTGTGCGCGGGCATGGCCCTGAACGGCTGGGTGGGCTACTTTCCCACGGCGCTGGCCGCGTGGAATCAGCTGACGTCGGTGCCATTGCCCGACCAGGTCGACCGGCTGCGGGTCACCGAGATGCAGATCGCGGGGACGAGGCCGACCAAGGGTGTCGTGGTGCCGGTCGACATCGACTCCGCCGCCTCCCATTTCGCGCACCGGCGGGAATTGGTTTACCTGCCTCCGGCATGGTTCAACAGCAATCCCCCACCCCGGCTGCCGGCCGTCATGATGATCAGCTCGGCCTTCAACACCCCGGCCGACTGGCTGGGCCCCGGCGGCGCCTTCACCGCCATCGACAACTTCGCCGCCGCGCATCACGGCTTTTCGCCGGTGCTGGTGTTCGTCGATCCGACGGGGTCCTTCGACAACGACACCGAGTGCGTCAACGGCAGCCGCGGCAACGCCGCCGACCACCTGGCCAAGGACGTCATCCCGTTCACGGTGTCCAACTTCGGCGTCAGCGCGGACCGCACCAACTGGGGCGTCGCCGGCTGGTCGATGGGCGGCACCTGCGCCGTCGACCTGGCCGTCATGCATCCGGAGCTGTTCAACGCGTTCGTGGACATCGCGGGCGACCGAGGCCCCAACGTCGGGTCCAAGGACCAATCCGTCGCCCGGTTGTTCGGCGGGGATCAGGCCGCGTGGGCCGCCTTCGACCCGGTCACCGTCATGACGAAGCACGGTCACTACCCCGACCTGTCCGGATGGTTCGACGTGCCCGTCTCCTCGGATCCCCACGACGCCGCCGAACAGGCCACACCCACCCTCGCCGCGTCCAGCACCGATTCGGCCGCCAACCCCGAGGGCCAGGACGCCGCCGCGAGGTCGCTGTGCGCGGTCGGCACCGCGCACGGCATCGCCTGCGCGGTGGTCACCCAGGAGGGCAAGCACGACTGGCCGTTTGCCGCCCAGGCGTTTGCCACCGCCCTGCCGTGGCTGGCTTTCACCCTCGGAACTCCCGCCGCCGAACCCGCGCAATTGCCGCGCCGCGGCCCGGGAGAACCGCATTAA
- a CDS encoding polysaccharide deacetylase family protein, translating to MNRRQFLGSLAASVVAGVGTARLIVDPQPRTFAQTPGVDIPTSGPTAPQALLPPPPLSARIPLPGGGALTRLPGEGDLLALTVDDGVNSEVVRAYTQFARDTGVRLTYFVNGIYDSWTENSELLRPLVDSGQIQLGNHTWSHPDLTTLTREQVAEQLTRNDAFLKKTYGIGAKPYWRPPYAKRNPEVDAVAADLGYKVPTLWSGSLSDSTLITEDYIVQMADQYFTPQAIVIGHLNHLPVTHVYPQLVDIIRERNLRTVTLNDVFLKTP from the coding sequence ATGAACCGCCGCCAGTTCCTTGGATCGCTCGCCGCGTCGGTGGTTGCCGGCGTCGGGACGGCGCGGCTCATCGTCGACCCGCAGCCGCGCACATTCGCCCAGACGCCCGGGGTCGACATCCCGACGTCGGGCCCGACCGCCCCGCAGGCGCTGCTGCCGCCCCCGCCGCTCAGCGCCCGCATCCCACTGCCCGGCGGCGGCGCGCTGACGAGACTCCCGGGCGAGGGCGACCTGCTCGCGCTGACCGTCGACGACGGCGTGAACAGCGAAGTGGTGCGCGCCTACACGCAGTTCGCCAGGGACACCGGCGTGCGGCTGACGTACTTCGTGAACGGGATCTACGACTCGTGGACCGAAAACTCCGAGCTGCTCCGGCCGTTAGTGGACAGCGGGCAGATCCAACTCGGTAACCACACCTGGTCACACCCGGACCTGACCACGCTGACCAGAGAGCAAGTCGCCGAACAGCTCACTCGAAACGACGCGTTTTTGAAGAAGACGTACGGCATTGGCGCCAAACCCTATTGGCGCCCGCCCTACGCCAAACGCAACCCCGAGGTGGATGCCGTGGCCGCCGACCTCGGTTACAAGGTCCCCACCTTGTGGTCGGGTTCGCTCTCGGATTCGACGTTGATCACCGAGGACTACATCGTGCAGATGGCCGATCAGTACTTCACGCCGCAGGCCATCGTCATCGGGCACCTCAATCATCTGCCGGTGACCCACGTCTATCCGCAACTCGTCGACATCATCCGCGAGCGGAACCTTCGCACCGTCACGCTCAACGACGTGTTCCTCAAGACGCCCTGA
- a CDS encoding lipase family protein, with amino-acid sequence MHRAGGVLTVLLIIASTLVGGGIARADGGDEPQYADFYAAPDPLPPGQPGDLIRTEPSRLVLEPSGQLGAIMATGTRIMYRSTDTRGNPIAVTGTYFEPYNDWPGGGPRPLISYAPGTQGQGNQCAPSRMFNQGIHYSGGWDIMFNYEELFVATMVARGFAIVMTDYEGLGTASMHTYVGRVAEGQAVLDAARAAMRLPGTSLDPHGPVAFWGYSQGGGATASAAELASQYAPELRIVGTYAGAPPANLKELLPYADGSVLVGVVGYALNSVMAAYPEFADTIRSKMTPRGLAMLESVSRQCVGQTLLDFMFRHIQPYFTEDINQLVNEEPFSSLFEAQRLGRYKPNAPVLINSNRYDPLVPWTAANQLGRDWCAQDADVEFRSNEEPPFLNKLVINHALPMLVDGEPAMQWIAARFNGEPSTPNCGQF; translated from the coding sequence ATGCATCGGGCCGGGGGAGTTTTAACAGTGCTGCTGATAATTGCTTCGACGCTGGTGGGAGGTGGAATTGCGCGCGCCGACGGCGGGGACGAGCCGCAGTACGCGGACTTTTATGCCGCGCCCGATCCGCTGCCGCCCGGTCAGCCCGGCGACCTCATCCGCACAGAACCGTCGCGGTTGGTGCTGGAACCGTCGGGCCAGCTGGGCGCGATCATGGCGACCGGCACGCGAATCATGTACCGCAGCACCGATACCCGCGGCAACCCGATCGCGGTGACGGGCACCTACTTCGAGCCCTACAACGACTGGCCGGGCGGCGGGCCGCGCCCGCTGATCAGCTACGCACCGGGCACCCAGGGGCAGGGCAATCAGTGCGCCCCCTCGCGAATGTTCAACCAGGGCATCCACTATTCGGGTGGCTGGGACATCATGTTCAACTACGAGGAGCTGTTCGTCGCCACCATGGTCGCGCGTGGGTTCGCCATTGTGATGACCGACTACGAGGGTCTCGGCACCGCGTCGATGCACACGTACGTGGGGCGGGTGGCCGAGGGACAGGCCGTGCTCGACGCGGCCCGTGCCGCCATGCGGCTGCCCGGCACCTCGCTGGATCCGCATGGGCCCGTGGCGTTTTGGGGTTATTCGCAGGGCGGCGGCGCGACGGCGTCGGCGGCCGAGCTCGCGTCGCAATACGCGCCCGAGCTGCGCATCGTGGGCACCTACGCCGGGGCGCCGCCCGCCAACCTCAAGGAACTTCTGCCCTACGCGGACGGCAGCGTGCTGGTCGGCGTCGTCGGATACGCGCTCAACAGCGTGATGGCCGCCTACCCGGAATTCGCCGACACCATCCGCTCCAAGATGACCCCGCGCGGCCTGGCGATGCTGGAATCGGTATCGCGCCAATGCGTCGGTCAGACCCTGCTGGACTTCATGTTTCGCCACATCCAGCCCTACTTCACCGAGGACATCAACCAATTGGTCAACGAGGAGCCGTTCAGCAGCCTGTTCGAGGCGCAGCGGCTCGGGCGCTACAAACCCAACGCGCCGGTGCTCATCAACAGCAACCGCTACGACCCGCTGGTGCCGTGGACCGCGGCCAACCAACTCGGACGCGACTGGTGTGCCCAGGACGCCGACGTCGAATTCCGCTCCAACGAAGAGCCGCCCTTCCTCAACAAGCTCGTCATCAACCACGCCCTGCCCATGCTGGTCGACGGGGAACCGGCCATGCAGTGGATCGCGGCCCGCTTCAACGGGGAACCCAGCACACCGAACTGCGGTCAGTTCTAA
- a CDS encoding TetR/AcrR family transcriptional regulator, whose translation MLGGNGVHGVSHPKVDDHAGVPAGTTSFYFRTRRALVHAMATRLAELDVADFSMMAELAEDHATQFTGTAGLARIVMYVNSEPWLTRAKARYELALLAGRDPELAAALSESADRLYALARDVVTQWHPEGSAPDPALVDDQATATLAFINGIMLTFVAGQPAVDDPEHLDRLIQGVIAGVAHVRGD comes from the coding sequence CTGCTGGGCGGCAACGGGGTACACGGCGTCAGCCACCCGAAGGTCGACGACCACGCCGGCGTGCCGGCGGGCACCACATCGTTTTACTTCAGGACCCGCAGGGCGCTGGTGCACGCCATGGCGACCCGCCTGGCCGAACTCGACGTCGCCGACTTTTCGATGATGGCCGAGCTGGCCGAGGACCACGCCACCCAATTCACCGGCACCGCGGGGCTGGCCCGCATCGTCATGTACGTCAACAGCGAACCCTGGCTGACCCGCGCCAAGGCCCGCTACGAGCTGGCGCTGCTGGCCGGCCGGGACCCCGAACTGGCGGCGGCGCTGAGTGAGTCGGCGGATCGGCTCTACGCCCTGGCCCGCGACGTCGTCACCCAGTGGCACCCCGAGGGCAGCGCGCCGGATCCGGCGTTGGTCGACGACCAGGCGACCGCCACCCTGGCCTTCATCAACGGAATCATGCTGACCTTCGTCGCGGGCCAGCCGGCCGTCGACGACCCCGAGCACCTCGACCGGCTCATCCAAGGCGTCATCGCCGGCGTCGCCCACGTTCGCGGTGACTGA
- a CDS encoding TetR/AcrR family transcriptional regulator, producing the protein MESKRRTQEERSAATREALIAAARKLWGLRGYAEVGTPEIASAAGVTRGAMYHQFADKATLFREVVEVVEQDVMARMAVVVAEAGVATPTAAVRAAVDAWLEVSADPEVRQLVLLDAPSVLGWAGFRDVAQRYSLGMTEQMLGEAIRAGELAEQPVRPLAHVLIGALDEAAMVIATADDPDRTRGETREVLHRLIDGMFNAR; encoded by the coding sequence ATGGAAAGCAAGAGACGCACCCAGGAGGAGCGCTCCGCGGCGACGCGTGAAGCGCTGATCGCGGCTGCCCGCAAGCTTTGGGGTCTGCGGGGTTACGCGGAGGTGGGTACGCCCGAGATCGCCTCGGCCGCCGGGGTCACGCGGGGCGCGATGTATCACCAATTCGCCGACAAGGCAACGCTATTCCGTGAGGTCGTCGAGGTCGTCGAGCAGGATGTGATGGCGCGGATGGCCGTCGTGGTCGCCGAGGCGGGGGTGGCGACGCCGACGGCCGCGGTCCGGGCCGCGGTCGATGCCTGGCTCGAGGTGTCCGCCGATCCCGAAGTGCGGCAACTGGTCCTGCTGGACGCGCCGAGTGTGCTCGGCTGGGCGGGATTCCGCGACGTCGCACAGCGTTACAGCCTGGGGATGACCGAGCAGATGCTCGGCGAGGCGATCCGGGCCGGCGAGTTGGCCGAGCAACCGGTGCGGCCGCTGGCCCACGTGCTGATCGGGGCACTCGACGAGGCGGCGATGGTCATCGCCACCGCCGACGACCCGGACCGTACCCGGGGCGAGACCCGCGAGGTGCTGCACCGCCTCATCGACGGGATGTTCAACGCGCGCTGA
- a CDS encoding alpha/beta fold hydrolase codes for MSTIDISAGTIHYEATGPANGRPVVFVHGYMMGGQLWRQVSERLAGRGLRCIAPTWPLGAHPEPLRRGADRTITGVAGMVAEVLDALNLEDVVLVGNDTGGVVTQLVAVHHRERLGALVLTSCDAFEHFPPPILKPVILAAKSKTTFRAVTQAMRVPTVRKRAFDGLAHRNIDDLTEQWVRPGLSLPAVAEDLRQFTLSLRTEVTTTVAARLYDFDKPTLIAWSADDVFFEQEDGARLAATIPNARLEVIDGARTFSMVDQPDRLADLLSTVAVRT; via the coding sequence ATGTCGACGATCGACATTAGTGCCGGAACCATTCATTACGAAGCAACCGGACCCGCGAACGGCAGGCCCGTCGTCTTCGTGCACGGGTACATGATGGGCGGCCAACTGTGGCGCCAGGTCAGCGAGCGGCTGGCCGGCCGCGGCCTGCGGTGCATCGCCCCGACCTGGCCGCTGGGCGCGCACCCGGAGCCGCTGCGCCGCGGCGCCGATCGCACCATCACCGGCGTCGCCGGCATGGTCGCCGAGGTGCTCGACGCGCTCAACCTCGAGGACGTGGTGCTCGTCGGCAACGACACCGGCGGTGTCGTCACCCAGCTGGTGGCCGTGCATCACCGCGAGCGGCTGGGCGCGCTCGTGCTGACCAGTTGCGATGCGTTCGAACACTTTCCACCGCCGATCCTCAAACCGGTGATCCTGGCGGCCAAGTCGAAGACGACGTTCCGGGCCGTCACCCAGGCCATGCGGGTGCCGACCGTGCGCAAGCGGGCGTTCGATGGCCTGGCCCACCGCAACATCGACGACCTCACCGAGCAATGGGTGCGCCCGGGGCTGTCGCTGCCGGCGGTCGCCGAGGACTTGCGTCAGTTCACCCTGTCATTGCGCACCGAGGTGACGACGACGGTGGCGGCCCGGCTCTACGACTTCGACAAGCCGACGCTCATCGCATGGTCGGCCGACGACGTGTTCTTCGAGCAGGAGGACGGTGCCCGGCTGGCGGCGACCATTCCCAACGCCCGCCTCGAGGTGATCGACGGAGCCCGGACCTTTTCTATGGTCGATCAGCCCGACCGCCTGGCCGATCTGCTCTCGACGGTCGCGGTGCGCACGTAA
- a CDS encoding SDR family NAD(P)-dependent oxidoreductase, which produces MENMLRGRRILVTGAATGIGAAAVGVLTEAGAEVAATYHQTPPREGLAAKWFQCDARDPDAVSATVTAAAQHLGGLDVLVNAAGLWQAGIPGYIGADDISSLLDTNVKATILTNQAAYAVMKDQDPKGGRIINFGSSEAVMGSPISAVYAATKGAVQAWTRSAAKAWAADNITVNALAPAVQTPGADRLRDFLGPEAAALIDQQMKMMIPLGGTLGEPTRDLGPMLVFLAGPGSGFITGQLLAVDGGLMMVGG; this is translated from the coding sequence ATGGAAAACATGCTGCGAGGCCGGCGGATTCTGGTGACCGGAGCCGCCACCGGGATCGGCGCGGCCGCGGTGGGGGTCCTGACCGAGGCGGGCGCCGAGGTGGCCGCCACCTATCACCAGACGCCGCCGCGGGAAGGCCTCGCCGCCAAGTGGTTCCAGTGCGATGCGCGTGATCCCGACGCCGTCTCGGCCACGGTCACCGCCGCGGCGCAACACCTGGGCGGACTCGACGTGCTGGTGAACGCCGCGGGACTCTGGCAGGCGGGCATTCCCGGCTATATCGGCGCCGACGACATCTCGTCCCTGCTAGACACCAATGTCAAGGCGACCATCCTCACCAACCAGGCCGCCTACGCCGTCATGAAGGACCAAGACCCCAAGGGCGGGCGGATCATCAACTTCGGCTCGTCGGAAGCCGTTATGGGCAGCCCGATCTCGGCCGTCTACGCCGCGACGAAGGGCGCGGTCCAGGCGTGGACGCGGTCGGCCGCCAAGGCGTGGGCCGCCGACAACATCACCGTCAATGCCCTGGCACCGGCCGTGCAGACGCCGGGTGCGGATCGGCTGCGGGATTTCCTCGGCCCGGAGGCCGCGGCCCTGATCGACCAGCAGATGAAGATGATGATCCCGCTGGGCGGGACGCTGGGCGAGCCCACCCGCGACCTCGGGCCGATGCTGGTCTTTCTGGCCGGGCCCGGTTCGGGCTTCATCACCGGGCAACTGCTGGCGGTGGACGGCGGCCTGATGATGGTGGGCGGATAG
- the fadD1 gene encoding fatty-acid--CoA ligase FadD1 — protein MADDTIQALLRKRLADPSIAVKYGDAQWSWRQYLEGSTARAAALLAAADPARPVHVGALLGNTPEMLSQMAAAGLGGYVLCGLNTTRRGEALAADVRRADCQFVVTDAEHRPLLDGLDLADTRILDTSSPQWTEFIDAAGELTPHRQVTAMDAFMMIFTSGTSGNPKAVQVSHFMATVAGLSLAERFTLTGQDTCYVSMPLFHSNAVVAGWAPAVCSGAAIVPAKFSASNFLDDIRRHGATYMNYVGKPLAYILATAERDDDADNPLRVAFGNEANDKDIEEFGRRFGVQVEDGFGSTENAVIVIREPGTPKGSIGRGADGVAIYNSDTVTECAVARFDADGALVNADEAVGELVNTAGSGFFTGYYNDPDANAERLRHGMYWSGDLAYRDAGGWIYLAGRTADWMRVDGENLAAAPIERILLRHKAINRVAIYAVADGHVGDQVMAAIVFNDGHSLAPHEFEAFLDQQADLSPKARPRYVRIATDLPSTATHKVLKRQLIAQGTAIGEGEVLWERESRGTAYTVSPGSAVPDGGSAPSTVAPV, from the coding sequence ATGGCTGACGACACGATTCAAGCGCTGCTGCGCAAGCGCCTCGCCGATCCGTCGATCGCGGTGAAATACGGTGATGCGCAGTGGAGTTGGCGACAATACCTGGAGGGGTCGACCGCGCGCGCCGCCGCCCTGTTGGCCGCCGCCGACCCGGCGCGGCCCGTGCACGTCGGCGCCCTGCTGGGCAACACCCCCGAGATGTTGAGCCAAATGGCCGCGGCCGGGCTCGGCGGCTACGTGCTGTGCGGCCTGAACACCACGCGGCGCGGTGAGGCGCTGGCCGCCGACGTCCGCCGCGCCGACTGTCAGTTCGTGGTGACCGACGCCGAACACCGCCCGCTGCTGGACGGTCTGGACCTGGCCGACACACGGATCCTCGACACCTCGTCGCCGCAGTGGACCGAGTTCATCGACGCCGCCGGCGAGCTGACTCCGCATCGGCAGGTCACCGCTATGGACGCCTTCATGATGATCTTCACCTCGGGAACGAGCGGAAATCCCAAGGCGGTTCAGGTATCTCACTTCATGGCCACGGTCGCCGGCCTCAGCCTGGCCGAGCGGTTCACCCTCACCGGCCAGGACACCTGCTACGTGTCGATGCCGCTGTTCCACTCCAATGCGGTGGTCGCGGGATGGGCGCCCGCGGTGTGCTCGGGTGCCGCGATCGTGCCGGCGAAGTTTTCGGCGAGCAACTTCCTCGACGACATCCGTCGCCACGGCGCCACCTACATGAACTACGTCGGCAAGCCGCTGGCCTACATCCTGGCCACCGCCGAACGTGACGACGACGCCGACAACCCGCTGCGGGTGGCATTCGGCAACGAGGCCAACGACAAGGACATCGAGGAGTTCGGGCGCCGCTTCGGCGTGCAGGTCGAGGACGGCTTCGGATCGACCGAGAACGCCGTCATCGTGATCCGCGAACCCGGCACGCCGAAGGGGTCGATCGGCCGCGGTGCCGACGGCGTGGCGATCTACAACAGCGACACCGTCACCGAATGCGCGGTCGCACGGTTCGACGCCGACGGCGCCCTCGTCAACGCCGACGAAGCGGTGGGCGAGTTGGTGAACACGGCGGGCTCGGGTTTCTTCACCGGCTACTACAACGACCCGGACGCCAACGCCGAGCGCCTGCGCCACGGCATGTACTGGTCGGGTGATCTGGCCTACCGCGACGCCGGCGGCTGGATCTACCTGGCCGGCCGCACCGCCGACTGGATGCGAGTCGATGGCGAGAACCTGGCCGCCGCGCCCATCGAGCGGATCCTGCTGCGGCACAAAGCAATCAACCGGGTCGCGATTTACGCCGTCGCGGACGGTCATGTCGGCGATCAGGTGATGGCTGCCATCGTGTTCAACGACGGCCACAGCCTCGCGCCCCACGAATTCGAAGCGTTCCTGGACCAGCAGGCCGACCTGTCCCCCAAGGCCCGGCCGCGCTACGTGCGCATCGCCACCGACCTGCCCAGCACCGCCACCCACAAAGTGCTCAAGCGCCAGTTGATCGCCCAGGGAACCGCGATCGGCGAGGGAGAAGTGTTGTGGGAGCGTGAATCCCGGGGGACGGCCTACACCGTTAGCCCGGGTTCCGCGGTGCCCGACGGCGGATCTGCCCCTTCGACCGTCGCACCCGTTTGA
- a CDS encoding PadR family transcriptional regulator — translation MSPRTSNGLPVTAYLVLGVLAANDEQLTAGEIKMRAELSVGHFYWSPSVSHVRRELTRLLARGMVSETGAQSGKRAITLYETTEAGLDALRRWVQHFPGQDQVVIKHPVILKTWLARGEDPDHVLDTLDRHLDATRARLDEALWSRQRSHELGITDDPEQRYSFAVLDYAIRGLYAEISNISQLRDEIAAGTSRDPVKRVRRSKGQIRRRAPRNPG, via the coding sequence GTGAGTCCCCGCACCAGCAACGGACTTCCGGTCACCGCCTACCTGGTCCTGGGCGTGCTGGCGGCCAACGACGAACAATTGACCGCCGGCGAGATCAAGATGCGCGCTGAACTGTCGGTCGGCCACTTCTACTGGTCACCGTCGGTCAGCCACGTGCGGCGCGAACTGACCCGGCTGCTCGCCCGGGGAATGGTCAGCGAGACCGGCGCCCAGTCCGGCAAGCGCGCCATCACCCTGTACGAGACCACCGAGGCCGGACTCGACGCGCTGCGCCGCTGGGTGCAGCATTTCCCCGGCCAGGACCAAGTCGTCATCAAACACCCGGTCATCCTGAAAACCTGGCTGGCCCGCGGCGAGGACCCCGACCACGTCCTGGACACCCTGGACCGCCACCTCGACGCCACCCGCGCGCGGCTCGACGAGGCGCTGTGGTCGCGGCAGCGTTCCCACGAGCTCGGCATCACCGACGACCCCGAACAGCGGTACTCCTTCGCCGTTTTGGACTACGCGATCCGCGGGCTGTACGCGGAGATCTCCAACATCTCCCAGCTGCGCGACGAGATCGCCGCCGGCACGAGCCGCGATCCGGTCAAACGGGTGCGACGGTCGAAGGGGCAGATCCGCCGTCGGGCACCGCGGAACCCGGGCTAA
- a CDS encoding Zn-ribbon domain-containing OB-fold protein has product MTSDPLRPQAGPVPHASSQVSVPFWEGCRSKELRYQGCAACGLANFPPTEHCRQCLSEDLGWRQGSGTGEIYSWTVVYRPVTAEFEPPYAPAIVTLDEGYQMLTNIVGVPPEDIEVGLRVRVQFHDVGPDVTLPYFTAEETDSS; this is encoded by the coding sequence GTGACCTCTGATCCATTGCGACCCCAGGCCGGGCCGGTTCCGCACGCGAGCAGCCAGGTCAGCGTGCCGTTCTGGGAGGGCTGCCGATCGAAGGAACTGCGCTACCAGGGTTGCGCGGCGTGCGGCCTGGCGAACTTCCCACCGACCGAGCATTGCCGCCAATGCCTTTCGGAGGACCTCGGCTGGCGGCAGGGCAGCGGCACAGGCGAAATCTACAGCTGGACGGTCGTTTATCGGCCCGTGACGGCGGAGTTCGAACCGCCGTATGCGCCGGCGATCGTCACCCTCGACGAGGGTTATCAGATGCTGACCAACATCGTCGGTGTGCCCCCGGAGGACATCGAGGTCGGCCTGCGCGTGCGGGTGCAATTCCACGACGTCGGCCCCGACGTGACCCTTCCCTACTTCACCGCCGAAGAAACCGACAGTTCGTGA
- a CDS encoding thiolase family protein — translation MSATKRTAAIVGVHNTRQGRRLDGETSRGLAIKAILGALDDAGLALDDVDGISASPQSTSLIYDLRIGPAWQGLAFGVGMITEAVTAIEHGMADVVVLVAAQAGEYRDHEATAPWTRPENEFVAPWGMFTTAEFALIARRHMHVYGTTREQLSIVAATVRNNGSRNPEAVYYQRGPFAPEDITASRPIADPFHLLDCATTSEGGCALVVANLDAVDVKSQPIYVLGSGADFHGPSYQHPPAYDLAGRRGDHVNGVVGRRAAECAFSHAGVCRDDVDVLELYDPFSFEIIRQLEAFGFCGDGEGGPFVADGHIAIDGSHPITTDGGTMSFSHAGSNPQMMQRAIRAVQQLRGHAGDLQVPDAHIALCSNGGAGALFTTVLILGDEPR, via the coding sequence GTGAGCGCGACGAAGCGCACCGCGGCGATCGTCGGGGTGCACAACACCCGGCAGGGGCGGAGGCTGGACGGCGAAACGTCACGCGGCCTTGCGATCAAGGCGATCCTGGGCGCGCTCGACGATGCCGGCCTGGCCCTCGACGACGTCGACGGCATCAGCGCCAGCCCGCAGTCGACCTCGTTGATCTACGACCTGCGCATCGGCCCGGCCTGGCAGGGCCTGGCTTTCGGGGTCGGCATGATCACCGAGGCGGTCACCGCCATCGAGCACGGCATGGCCGACGTGGTGGTGCTGGTCGCTGCGCAGGCCGGCGAATACCGCGACCACGAGGCCACCGCGCCGTGGACCCGGCCCGAAAACGAATTCGTCGCGCCCTGGGGCATGTTCACCACCGCCGAGTTCGCCCTTATCGCCCGGCGGCACATGCACGTCTACGGGACGACGCGCGAACAACTTTCGATCGTGGCGGCGACCGTCCGCAACAACGGCTCACGCAACCCCGAGGCCGTCTACTACCAACGCGGCCCCTTCGCGCCGGAGGACATCACGGCGTCGCGTCCCATCGCGGACCCGTTCCATCTTCTGGACTGCGCGACCACCTCCGAAGGTGGGTGTGCGCTCGTCGTGGCCAACCTCGACGCCGTCGACGTCAAGAGCCAACCCATCTACGTTCTGGGCAGCGGCGCGGACTTTCACGGACCGTCCTACCAGCACCCGCCGGCGTACGACCTCGCCGGGCGGCGCGGCGATCACGTGAACGGGGTGGTGGGCCGGCGCGCCGCCGAGTGCGCGTTCAGCCACGCCGGGGTGTGCCGGGACGACGTCGACGTGCTGGAACTCTACGACCCGTTCTCCTTCGAAATCATCCGTCAGTTGGAAGCTTTCGGCTTCTGCGGCGACGGCGAGGGCGGACCGTTCGTCGCCGATGGCCACATCGCCATCGACGGTAGCCATCCGATCACCACCGACGGGGGAACGATGTCGTTCAGCCACGCGGGCTCCAACCCGCAAATGATGCAGCGCGCCATCCGGGCCGTCCAGCAATTGCGCGGCCACGCCGGTGATCTTCAAGTCCCCGATGCCCACATCGCGTTGTGCAGCAACGGGGGAGCGGGGGCCTTGTTCACGACGGTGCTGATTCTGGGAGACGAGCCACGGTGA